From one [Ruminococcus] lactaris ATCC 29176 genomic stretch:
- the glmS gene encoding glutamine--fructose-6-phosphate transaminase (isomerizing): MCGIVGYVGTEQAAPILLAGLSKLEYRGYDSAGIAIRNEDTGDITVVKAKGRLKILSEKTNEGHAVPGTCGIGHTRWATHGEPSENNAHPHCTDDKSVVLVHNGIIENYQELKDKLIKSGYAFYSQTDTEIAVKLVDYYYRKTGTPLEAISRAMLRIRGSYAFGIMFHDHPGKIFAARKDSPLIIGKSQTGCLIASDVPAILDKTRNVYYIGNHEIAELSQDEIHFYNIDREEIQKEQVEIKWDAESAEKGGYEHFMLKEIHEQPRAVRDTIGAYVKDGKIDLSETGLTDEKLQEIERIYIVACGSAYHVGMVGKYVIEELADIPVEVDLASEFRYRNPKLVKNSLVVIVSQSGETADSLAALRLAKERKIPVLGIVNVVGSSIARESDYILYTYAGPEISVATTKAYSTQLIAMYLLAIQAAKVKDVISEERYAALIEELGTLPEKIQKTLDDKERIQWFASKYANAKDVFFIGRGIDYAISMEGSLKMKEISYIHSEAYAAGELKHGTISLIEDGILVVGVATQAALFEKTISNMVEVKSRGAYLMGLTTYGNYNIEDTADFAVYVPQTESFFATSLAIVPLQLMGYYVSVAKGLDVDKPRNLAKSVTVE, from the coding sequence ATGTGTGGAATAGTTGGATATGTAGGAACAGAACAGGCGGCACCAATTTTGCTTGCAGGGTTGTCGAAACTGGAATACCGCGGATATGACTCCGCAGGAATTGCCATTCGCAACGAGGATACAGGAGATATAACTGTAGTCAAAGCTAAGGGCCGCCTGAAAATTTTATCTGAAAAGACGAATGAGGGTCACGCAGTACCGGGAACGTGTGGTATCGGCCATACTCGCTGGGCAACGCACGGAGAACCATCAGAGAACAATGCCCATCCGCATTGCACAGATGACAAGTCGGTGGTACTTGTTCATAATGGTATTATTGAAAATTATCAGGAATTAAAAGATAAGCTGATTAAGTCGGGATATGCATTTTATTCCCAGACTGATACGGAGATTGCGGTGAAGCTGGTCGATTATTATTATAGGAAGACAGGGACTCCGCTGGAGGCGATTTCCAGAGCAATGCTGCGAATCAGAGGATCTTATGCTTTTGGGATTATGTTCCATGATCATCCGGGGAAGATATTTGCAGCAAGAAAAGACAGTCCGTTGATTATTGGAAAGAGTCAGACCGGATGTCTCATCGCATCGGATGTTCCGGCAATTCTTGATAAGACAAGGAATGTATACTATATCGGAAACCATGAGATTGCGGAGCTTTCTCAGGATGAGATCCATTTTTATAATATCGACAGAGAAGAGATCCAGAAGGAACAGGTTGAGATCAAGTGGGATGCGGAGTCGGCAGAAAAGGGCGGATATGAGCATTTTATGCTGAAAGAGATCCATGAGCAGCCGAGAGCAGTCCGTGATACGATTGGTGCATATGTGAAGGATGGAAAGATCGATCTTTCCGAAACCGGACTTACCGATGAAAAGCTGCAGGAGATAGAGAGAATCTATATTGTCGCGTGTGGTTCTGCTTATCATGTTGGCATGGTAGGAAAATATGTGATTGAAGAACTGGCAGATATTCCGGTGGAAGTTGATCTTGCATCAGAATTTCGTTACCGGAATCCAAAGCTTGTGAAAAATTCACTGGTTGTGATCGTCTCTCAGTCCGGTGAGACGGCAGACAGCCTTGCAGCACTCCGCCTTGCGAAAGAACGCAAGATTCCGGTACTTGGTATCGTGAACGTAGTGGGTTCCAGCATTGCGAGAGAAAGTGATTATATTCTTTATACTTATGCAGGCCCTGAGATCTCGGTTGCCACGACAAAGGCATACAGTACCCAGTTGATCGCAATGTATCTGCTGGCGATCCAGGCGGCAAAGGTGAAGGATGTGATCTCGGAGGAACGGTATGCAGCCCTGATCGAAGAGCTTGGCACACTCCCTGAGAAGATACAGAAGACGTTGGATGACAAGGAGCGTATCCAGTGGTTCGCAAGCAAGTATGCAAATGCAAAGGATGTTTTCTTTATCGGAAGAGGAATTGATTATGCCATCAGTATGGAAGGCAGCCTGAAGATGAAGGAGATCAGTTATATTCATTCGGAGGCTTACGCAGCAGGAGAGCTGAAGCATGGAACGATCAGTCTGATCGAGGATGGTATCCTGGTAGTCGGTGTTGCGACGCAGGCAGCTCTTTTTGAAAAGACGATCAGCAATATGGTGGAGGTCAAGAGCCGTGGAGCTTATCTGATGGGGCTGACGACCTATGGAAATTATAATATTGAAGATACGGCAGATTTCGCAGTTTATGTACCGCAGACCGAATCATTCTTTGCAACCAGTCTTGCAATCGTACCGTTGCAGCTAATGGGTTATTACGTCAGTGTGGCAAAAGGACTGGACGTTGATAAGCCGAGAAATCTCGCAAAGTCTGTTACGGTTGAATGA
- a CDS encoding substrate-binding domain-containing protein gives MKMKKIAAAVMMVSMVAVTAVGCGSSNGTDTKGADANQSDATSDWDETSDVTIVSREDGSGTRGAFIELFGIEEKQDDGTKVDMTTTDAQITNNTSVMLTTVADNEYAIGYVSLGSLNDSVKALKIDGAEATAENIENGSYKVSRPFNIAVKKDLNNKVAKDFMSFIMSTEGQKVVADEKYIAVADVKDYAGTKPSGSCVVGGSSSVSPLMEKLIEAYKAVNPNASIELQTSDSTTGMTSTIEGSYDIGMASRELKEEEAAELEPTVIATDGIAVVVNNANPLDELSADQVKDIYVGNVSTWDEITK, from the coding sequence ATGAAAATGAAAAAAATTGCCGCAGCGGTAATGATGGTAAGTATGGTAGCAGTAACAGCAGTTGGATGTGGAAGTAGCAATGGCACAGATACAAAAGGTGCAGACGCAAATCAGTCAGATGCAACTTCCGACTGGGATGAGACAAGTGATGTTACGATCGTTTCCCGTGAGGATGGTTCAGGTACAAGAGGAGCCTTCATTGAGTTGTTCGGAATTGAAGAGAAGCAGGATGACGGAACAAAGGTTGACATGACAACAACAGATGCACAGATCACAAATAATACTTCTGTTATGCTGACAACAGTTGCAGACAATGAGTATGCGATCGGTTATGTGTCACTTGGTTCTCTGAATGACAGTGTAAAAGCACTGAAGATTGACGGAGCAGAAGCAACTGCAGAGAATATCGAGAACGGTTCATACAAAGTATCCAGACCGTTTAATATCGCAGTAAAGAAAGATCTTAATAACAAAGTCGCAAAAGACTTTATGAGCTTTATCATGAGTACAGAAGGACAGAAAGTAGTAGCAGATGAGAAGTATATTGCTGTTGCAGATGTAAAAGATTATGCAGGAACAAAGCCTTCAGGAAGCTGTGTAGTTGGTGGTTCTTCTTCTGTATCCCCTCTGATGGAGAAACTGATCGAGGCTTACAAAGCTGTCAACCCGAATGCAAGTATCGAGCTTCAGACATCCGATTCTACAACAGGTATGACTTCTACGATTGAGGGAAGTTATGATATCGGTATGGCATCCAGAGAACTGAAAGAGGAAGAAGCAGCAGAGCTTGAGCCTACAGTGATTGCTACAGACGGAATCGCAGTAGTCGTAAACAATGCAAATCCGCTGGATGAGCTGTCAGCCGATCAGGTAAAAGATATTTATGTGGGAAATGTATCTACATGGGATGAGATTACAAAATAA
- the pstC gene encoding phosphate ABC transporter permease subunit PstC: MKSKAVTEKVMQGVFFIAACTSVLAVALICIFLFANGIPAIREIGFVKFITGDIWRPGNKLFGIFPMIIGSIYVTAGAIIFGVPIGILTSVFMAMYCPKKIYKPLKAATELLAGIPSVVYGFFGLVVIVPMIRDFGKWMKMMGLVEKSGDGKGVLTTSIILGMMILPTIIGTTESAMRAVPEQYYEGALALGATHERSIFTVIIPAAKSGVIAGIVLGIGRAIGETMAVIMIVGNQPRLVSNMLLGMRTLTGNIVIEMGYATGLHREALIATGVVLFVFILIINFSVALLKRRGEHE, translated from the coding sequence ATGAAATCAAAAGCAGTGACTGAGAAGGTCATGCAGGGAGTCTTCTTTATCGCCGCCTGTACTTCGGTGCTGGCGGTAGCTCTTATTTGCATCTTTCTTTTTGCAAATGGAATCCCTGCGATCAGAGAAATTGGATTTGTAAAATTTATCACCGGAGATATTTGGCGTCCGGGAAATAAGCTGTTCGGAATTTTTCCGATGATCATCGGAAGTATTTACGTGACAGCGGGAGCGATCATTTTCGGAGTTCCGATCGGAATCCTTACCTCGGTATTTATGGCAATGTATTGTCCAAAGAAAATTTATAAACCACTGAAAGCGGCAACAGAGCTGCTGGCAGGAATCCCATCGGTTGTCTACGGTTTTTTCGGACTGGTCGTAATAGTTCCGATGATCCGCGATTTTGGAAAATGGATGAAAATGATGGGACTGGTAGAGAAATCAGGGGATGGAAAAGGCGTGCTGACAACTTCGATCATACTAGGCATGATGATTCTTCCAACGATCATCGGAACAACAGAAAGTGCCATGCGGGCTGTACCGGAGCAGTATTATGAAGGTGCATTGGCTCTGGGAGCAACGCATGAGAGAAGTATTTTTACCGTGATCATCCCGGCCGCAAAATCAGGAGTGATCGCAGGAATTGTGCTGGGAATCGGACGTGCGATCGGAGAGACGATGGCAGTGATCATGATTGTTGGAAATCAGCCGAGACTGGTTTCAAATATGCTTTTGGGAATGCGTACACTGACCGGAAATATCGTCATTGAAATGGGCTATGCAACCGGATTGCACAGAGAAGCACTGATTGCTACCGGGGTTGTCTTATTTGTCTTTATCCTGATTATTAACTTTAGTGTGGCATTGTTGAAGAGGAGGGGTGAACATGAATGA
- the pstA gene encoding phosphate ABC transporter permease PstA has translation MNENAVNCLSARDKMRSYLKHPGSFVLMLLVMLAALVTFAVLIFLIIYILVNGLPYMKPSLFSLHYTSENASVIPALVNTVVMTLLSLLIAVPFGIFSAVFLVEYAGRGNKFIDVIRLTTETLSGIPSIVYGLFGMLFFVNALHWGFSILAGAFTLSIMILPLIMRTTEEALKSVPDSYREGSFGLGAGKLRTVFKIVLPSAVPGILAGVILAIGRIVGETAALIYTAGTVAQIPKNAFGSGRTLAVHMYMLSSEGLYMNQAYATAVILLILVVVINTLSGMIAKRLTKK, from the coding sequence ATGAATGAGAATGCTGTGAACTGTTTGTCGGCACGCGACAAGATGCGTTCGTACCTGAAGCATCCGGGATCATTCGTCCTAATGCTTCTGGTCATGCTGGCAGCCTTGGTGACATTTGCAGTGCTGATCTTTCTGATTATCTATATTCTGGTCAACGGTCTGCCGTATATGAAACCGTCCCTGTTCTCGTTACATTATACATCGGAGAACGCTTCGGTTATTCCGGCGTTAGTTAATACGGTAGTGATGACCCTGCTTTCCTTGCTTATTGCAGTTCCGTTTGGAATCTTCTCAGCCGTTTTTCTGGTGGAATATGCAGGAAGAGGAAACAAATTTATTGACGTGATCCGTCTGACAACGGAAACTCTGTCGGGAATCCCGTCAATCGTATATGGCCTGTTCGGTATGTTGTTCTTTGTGAATGCACTGCACTGGGGATTTTCAATCCTGGCAGGAGCGTTTACCTTATCCATTATGATTCTTCCATTAATTATGAGAACAACGGAAGAAGCTTTAAAATCGGTTCCGGACTCCTACCGGGAAGGAAGTTTCGGACTGGGAGCAGGCAAGCTGAGGACGGTATTTAAGATCGTACTTCCAAGTGCAGTTCCGGGAATCCTGGCAGGTGTCATCCTTGCCATCGGAAGGATCGTGGGAGAGACAGCAGCCTTGATCTATACGGCGGGAACGGTAGCACAGATCCCGAAAAATGCGTTTGGGTCGGGTCGTACGCTGGCAGTGCATATGTATATGCTTTCCAGTGAAGGTCTGTATATGAACCAGGCGTATGCAACGGCAGTGATCCTGCTGATCCTGGTTGTCGTGATCAATACTTTATCGGGCATGATCGCAAAGCGGCTGACGAAAAAATAG
- the pstB gene encoding phosphate ABC transporter ATP-binding protein PstB: protein MSKLSIKNLDLYYGDFKALKNVNLEIEANKITAFIGPSGCGKSTLLKSINRMNDLVEGCRINGEILLDGQNIFKGMDVNLLRKRVGMVFQKPNPFPMSIYDNIAYGPRTHGIRSKAKLDDIVEKSLRNAAIWEECKDRLKKSALGMSGGQQQRLCIARALAVEPEVLLMDEPTSALDPISTSKIEDLAMELKKDYTIVMVTHNMQQAVRISDNTAFFLLGEVIEYNNTETLFSVPANKKTEDYITGRFG from the coding sequence ATGTCGAAGTTAAGTATCAAAAATCTGGATTTATATTATGGTGATTTTAAAGCTCTCAAGAATGTGAATCTCGAAATCGAGGCGAATAAGATCACTGCTTTTATCGGCCCTAGCGGATGTGGTAAATCTACATTGTTAAAGTCGATCAACCGTATGAATGACCTTGTGGAGGGATGTCGTATTAACGGGGAAATTCTTCTTGACGGACAGAATATCTTCAAAGGAATGGATGTCAATCTGCTCAGAAAAAGAGTCGGAATGGTTTTCCAGAAGCCAAATCCATTTCCAATGAGCATTTATGACAACATTGCTTATGGACCAAGAACACATGGAATCCGGTCAAAAGCAAAGCTGGATGATATTGTAGAAAAGTCACTGAGAAATGCGGCAATCTGGGAAGAATGTAAGGATCGTCTGAAAAAGAGTGCATTGGGAATGTCGGGGGGACAGCAGCAGAGACTGTGTATCGCCCGTGCATTGGCGGTAGAACCGGAAGTTCTGCTGATGGATGAACCGACATCCGCACTGGATCCGATTTCTACATCCAAGATTGAAGACCTTGCGATGGAACTGAAAAAAGATTATACTATTGTCATGGTTACGCACAATATGCAGCAGGCAGTCCGTATCTCTGACAATACGGCGTTTTTCCTTCTGGGAGAAGTCATTGAATATAATAATACAGAGACTTTATTCTCCGTTCCGGCGAATAAAAAGACAGAGGATTATATTACAGGGAGGTTCGGTTAA
- the phoU gene encoding phosphate signaling complex protein PhoU, with protein MRNRFDQQLHHLDEQLTHMGELCEIAISKVTQALKEGSAGQARIVVAEDEEIDQMEKEIERLCLKLLLQQQPVAKDLRRISAALKMITDMERIGDQTSDIAEIIISAKYENVAQDIDLIGAMATGVSTMVRDSVVAYVEKDLELARKVMASDDKIDAYFDEIRDKMIAYIKAEHGEQGNRIFDLIMVTKYLERIGDHATNIAEWVEFSITGVHKDSAALHES; from the coding sequence ATGCGTAATAGATTTGATCAGCAGTTGCATCATCTGGATGAACAGCTTACCCATATGGGAGAATTATGTGAGATTGCAATTTCAAAGGTAACCCAGGCACTGAAAGAGGGAAGTGCCGGACAGGCAAGGATCGTAGTAGCGGAAGATGAAGAGATCGATCAGATGGAGAAAGAGATTGAGCGTCTGTGTCTGAAGCTTCTGCTCCAGCAGCAGCCGGTGGCAAAAGATTTAAGAAGAATTTCTGCGGCACTGAAAATGATCACAGATATGGAGCGGATCGGGGATCAGACTTCCGATATCGCAGAGATCATTATTTCTGCAAAATATGAGAATGTGGCACAGGATATTGATTTAATCGGTGCAATGGCAACCGGAGTCAGTACGATGGTCAGAGACAGTGTAGTGGCATATGTGGAAAAAGATCTGGAGCTTGCAAGGAAAGTGATGGCTTCGGATGATAAGATTGATGCGTATTTTGATGAGATCCGCGATAAGATGATTGCCTATATCAAAGCAGAGCATGGAGAACAGGGAAACCGGATCTTTGATCTGATCATGGTGACAAAATATCTGGAGCGGATCGGAGATCATGCCACGAATATTGCAGAGTGGGTGGAATTTTCTATTACAGGTGTTCATAAGGACAGTGCTGCACTGCATGAAAGCTAA
- a CDS encoding winged helix-turn-helix domain-containing protein — protein MIYCVEDDDNIRELVIYTLETTGLKAKGFADGAAFMEALAFDTPELVLLDIMLPGDDGMVLLKKLKSSSKTKDIPVIMVTAKGSEYDKVMGLDSGADDYVTKPFGMMELVSRIKAVLRRSRKTEEKSQIELSGICMNIKKHEVTVNGKEVALTLKEFELLEKMMLNKGIVLTRDQLLTEIWGYDFDGETRTVDVHVRTLRQKLGEKGDLIQTVRGVGYRVGGE, from the coding sequence ATGATTTATTGCGTGGAAGACGATGATAATATCAGAGAGCTGGTAATTTATACTTTGGAGACGACCGGACTCAAAGCAAAAGGGTTTGCGGACGGAGCTGCTTTTATGGAAGCTCTGGCATTTGATACACCGGAGCTGGTCCTGCTGGATATTATGCTGCCCGGGGATGATGGAATGGTGCTTTTAAAGAAGCTGAAATCTTCTTCAAAGACAAAGGATATTCCTGTGATCATGGTGACTGCGAAAGGTTCGGAGTATGACAAGGTGATGGGACTGGATTCGGGAGCGGATGATTACGTGACGAAACCATTCGGGATGATGGAGCTTGTATCCAGGATCAAGGCAGTCCTGAGAAGAAGCAGAAAGACGGAAGAAAAATCACAGATTGAGCTTTCCGGAATCTGCATGAATATCAAAAAGCATGAAGTTACGGTGAATGGAAAGGAAGTAGCTCTCACATTAAAGGAGTTTGAACTGCTTGAAAAGATGATGTTGAATAAGGGAATCGTCCTGACACGCGACCAGCTTCTGACTGAGATCTGGGGATATGATTTTGACGGTGAGACAAGAACCGTGGATGTCCATGTGCGTACGCTCCGGCAGAAGCTGGGGGAAAAGGGTGATCTGATCCAGACGGTACGCGGAGTAGGTTATCGTGTGGGAGGAGAATAA
- a CDS encoding sensor histidine kinase has product MKQKIQKSMMLILLVTLFPFYVIMTVILYNQNLGILEKEVQQEAVYLSSGVDVAGEEYLKKLEPMIKADEDTRLTFISQSGDVLYDSDSSKKLENHKSRAEVKQALAEGQGEDIRMSDTVGKELYYCAIRLDDGSVLRLARPMDSLIRTAWNILPVMLVLSVIGIALALFLANWQTKRLMEPVMHLDLEHPLDNVIYPEMVPLLEAIDRQNKEKEAVANMRKEFSANVSHELKTPLTSISGYAEIMMNGLVRAEDIPGFSKRIYKEARRLITLVEDIIKLSKLDEESVELEKEDVELYELTREIVSRLSPQCSEKKISVALSGEPVFCHGIRQILDEMIYNITENAIKYNRDGGSVSVWVGNTLDGPKISVSDTGIGIPEEHQERIFERFYRVDKSHSKERGGTGLGLSIVKHGAILHGAKVTVNSEPGKGTKIEIRFPKEEKMKKAEVL; this is encoded by the coding sequence ATGAAGCAGAAAATCCAGAAAAGTATGATGCTGATCTTGCTGGTGACATTATTTCCTTTCTATGTCATCATGACAGTGATTCTGTATAATCAGAATCTCGGAATCCTGGAAAAGGAAGTACAGCAGGAAGCGGTCTATCTCAGCAGCGGTGTGGATGTCGCAGGAGAAGAATATCTGAAAAAATTAGAACCAATGATAAAGGCGGATGAGGACACCCGTCTTACATTTATTTCCCAGAGTGGAGATGTTCTGTATGATTCGGACAGCAGTAAAAAGCTAGAGAACCATAAGTCGAGAGCTGAAGTAAAGCAGGCACTGGCGGAAGGACAGGGGGAGGATATCCGTATGTCGGATACGGTAGGAAAAGAATTATACTACTGTGCGATCCGCCTGGATGATGGAAGTGTGCTGCGGCTTGCCAGACCGATGGACAGCCTGATCCGAACCGCATGGAATATCCTTCCGGTTATGCTGGTCTTATCTGTGATCGGTATCGCACTGGCGTTGTTCCTTGCAAACTGGCAGACGAAGCGTCTGATGGAACCGGTGATGCATCTGGATCTGGAGCATCCTCTGGACAATGTGATCTATCCTGAAATGGTACCGCTTCTGGAAGCCATCGACCGGCAGAATAAAGAAAAAGAAGCGGTCGCGAATATGAGAAAGGAATTTTCGGCAAATGTTTCCCATGAGCTGAAGACACCGCTGACATCGATTTCCGGTTACGCAGAGATCATGATGAACGGGCTGGTACGTGCAGAGGACATCCCTGGATTTTCAAAAAGGATCTATAAGGAAGCACGTCGGCTGATCACATTGGTGGAAGATATCATTAAATTATCGAAACTGGATGAAGAATCAGTAGAACTGGAAAAAGAAGATGTGGAGCTTTATGAGCTGACCCGTGAGATCGTCAGCCGTCTTTCCCCGCAGTGTTCAGAGAAGAAAATTTCAGTGGCTTTGAGTGGAGAACCGGTATTCTGTCATGGAATCCGGCAGATTCTGGATGAGATGATCTATAATATTACTGAGAATGCGATCAAGTATAACCGTGATGGTGGAAGTGTTTCGGTCTGGGTCGGAAATACGCTGGACGGGCCAAAGATTAGTGTGAGCGATACGGGGATCGGAATCCCGGAGGAACATCAGGAACGGATCTTTGAACGATTCTACCGGGTGGATAAGAGCCATTCAAAAGAGCGTGGCGGTACAGGACTGGGCTTGTCTATTGTGAAGCACGGAGCGATCCTGCATGGAGCGAAGGTTACTGTGAACAGTGAACCGGGCAAGGGAACAAAGATTGAGATCCGGTTCCCGAAAGAGGAAAAAATGAAAAAGGCAGAAGTTCTTTAA
- a CDS encoding GntR family transcriptional regulator produces MILEIDFNSDEAIYIQLCNQIIMGIATSVIHEGDSLPSVRQLADTVGVNMHTVNKAYNVLKREGYISLDKRRGAVIALDVDKLEQLEEMRRQLRIVLARGCCKNISRSEVHELVDEIFDDYE; encoded by the coding sequence ATGATATTAGAAATAGATTTTAACAGTGATGAAGCAATTTATATCCAGCTTTGTAACCAGATCATCATGGGGATTGCTACCTCGGTGATACATGAAGGAGATTCATTGCCGTCAGTCAGGCAGCTTGCAGATACAGTCGGTGTCAATATGCATACGGTGAATAAAGCGTATAACGTCCTGAAAAGGGAAGGCTATATCAGTCTGGATAAAAGAAGAGGAGCGGTGATCGCACTGGACGTGGATAAGCTGGAGCAGTTGGAGGAGATGCGGAGACAGCTTCGGATTGTACTTGCCCGTGGCTGTTGTAAGAATATCTCAAGAAGTGAAGTGCATGAGCTGGTAGATGAGATATTTGATGATTATGAGTGA